In Acidobacteriota bacterium, the DNA window GGAGAGCAAATACCGGATGCTGGGGAAGGAGTACCCGCTCCCGGAGGTGGAGAGCCCCGCACCCGAAGCGCTGGAGCGGGCGAAAACCATCATCGAATCGTACGGGCTGAAATGCGACATTAAAAAGTAGAACGGAGAAAGGCCATGATCAGAGTCAGGCAGGAGCGGATCGACGACGCGGCTTTCGCCCGCAGGCGCCGGGAGGTCCTGTCGGCCTGGCCGACGGGGCGGGAGGTCGACCTCGACGAGGCGGCCGAATATCAGCGGAAAATGCCGGAGGGGAAGAATTTCACGAAGGTCCTGGCCGGCTACCGGGCCTCGGGCACGATCGGCCTCTTCCCCCGCTCCGGGGTCCCCGTCGTCGAGGAGGAGATCCGGCTCCTCCGGGCGATGAACGGCGCCGGTGTCCGGCTCTTCCCCTTCACCACCGATTCCTACACCCGCAACCTGCAGCTCGAGAAGGCGCAGAAGGGGCTCGAGGAGAGCATCCGGACCGGGAAGGCCAAGCTGAACGGCTACCCCATCATCAACCACGGCGTCGCCGTCACCCGGCGGGTGGTGGAATCGTGCGACGGCGCCTTCGACCCCCGCAGTTCGCGCGTCGCCAACAGCTTCGTCGGCGAAATCGCCTTCGCCTCCGGCATGACGGCGATGCCCAACAGCTTCTTCGGGTGGATCGGCGGGTACGACAAGACGGCGACCCCGGAGGAGTGCATCGAGACCGCCCAGTACCTCGGCCGGCTGATCGGCTGCTACGCCGACCGCGGCGTCGTCATCGGCACCGACACGCACGGCTGGCTCCCGAACGGCGTCGTCCCGATGTACGTCAACATGGCGACCCAGATCATCGAGGCGCTCGTGAGCGCCTGCCAGGGGGTCCAAAGCGTCGTCCCCCTGACCAACTTCCAGGGGAACATCGCCCAGGACATCGCCGACATCCGGGTCTCGGAGCGGCTGTTCCGGAAATACCTGGACCGGTTCGGCTACCACGACACCGTCATCCCCGGCGTGATCGGGAACCAGTCCTCCCTCTTCCCCTTCCCCCAGGACATCGGCAGGGCGTTCGCCTACATCAACTACACCGCCATGGTCGCCGCCATGACGCCCCTGGCCGCCTGCTCGGTCAAGACGGTCGACGAGGCGCTGGGGGTCCCGAGCATCGAAAGCCACGTCCAGACCTACCGCTCGGCCCACTGGATCTTCAACATGATGCGGCAGCAGCGGTTCGAGCCCGATTCGGACTCGATCCGGCAGGAGGAGCGGATGGCGGAGCTGGCGGTGACGGCCATCCTCGACCGCGTGATCGAGATGGGGGAGGGCGACGTCGCCGTCGGCACGGTCCGCGCCATCGACGAGGGGGTGCTCGACTCCCCCTTCTCCATCAACATCTACCCCAAGGACCAGGTCCTGGGGGCCCGCGACCTCCTGGGTGCGTGCCGCTACATCAAGTACGGGAACCTCCCGATTCCGCCGGAGGTCCGGGAGTACAACGACGAGAAGATGCGGGAGCGGGAACTGGCGGAAGGGTCGAGGCTCGACATGAAGACCTCGGTAGCCGATTTCTGGGCCCTGGCCGAGGGCGCCGTCCACGGCACCGTGGACCGGGCGGAGGCGGAGCCCCGGACTCTCGCCCTGTCGCGCCGCCCGGTGGTGGTGACGGGGACCGTCGGCGTCGATTCGCACGTCATCGGCACCAAGTTTCTCTCCTGCGTCCTGCGCGAGCGCGGCGTCCGGGTGATCGCCCTGGGGGCCCAGACCCCGCCCGAGGAGTTCATCCAGGCGGCGGCGAAGAACGGCGCCGACGCCATCATGATCACCTCGCTGTACGGGATGGCGCGGATGGACCTGGAGGGTTTCCGGGAGAAGTGCACCGAGGCGGGCATCGGCGGCATCCTGCTCTACATCGGCGGCATTCTCGGGATCGGCGCCCGCAACTTCCGGGACGACGAGGCCGCCTTCAGACGGCTCGGGTTCGACCGGGTCTACCCCCCCCAGTCCGACCCGGCCCAGTCGGTCCGGGACCTGGTCGCCGACCTCGAAGCAGGGGGCAGACTGTAACCGGCCCGCGGGCCGCACCACCGGGAGGAGTCACCCATGACCGAATCCAAGTACGGCAAATACATCGTCACCGAAGACCTGATGCCCCCGGAGCCGGAGGCCTGGGTGAGGTCGATGGAGGACCAGGCCAGGGAGGG includes these proteins:
- a CDS encoding methylaspartate mutase subunit S is translated as MKTSVADFWALAEGAVHGTVDRAEAEPRTLALSRRPVVVTGTVGVDSHVIGTKFLSCVLRERGVRVIALGAQTPPEEFIQAAAKNGADAIMITSLYGMARMDLEGFREKCTEAGIGGILLYIGGILGIGARNFRDDEAAFRRLGFDRVYPPQSDPAQSVRDLVADLEAGGRL